Proteins encoded together in one Bacteroides zoogleoformans window:
- a CDS encoding YqgE/AlgH family protein, producing MHTNIDIFKIETNHVVPARGKVLISEPFLCDHVFGRSVILLVDHTHDGTMGLVMNKPLPVCLDDILEGFHCRENIPVYKGGPLSMDTLFYLHTLDGIEGALPIDRDFYLNGDFEAIKAYIMQGHPIKGKIRFFLGYSGWEHKQLCREIHENTWLVGKENTASLMDEEASDQLWKKALCKLGGKYEIWSRFPQIPTFN from the coding sequence ATGCATACCAATATAGATATATTCAAAATAGAGACAAACCACGTTGTTCCGGCGCGAGGAAAGGTGTTGATTTCCGAACCTTTTTTGTGTGATCATGTATTTGGTCGCTCTGTTATTTTATTGGTAGATCATACACACGATGGCACCATGGGGCTTGTCATGAATAAGCCGCTTCCCGTTTGTTTGGATGATATTCTCGAAGGATTCCATTGTCGGGAAAACATACCGGTTTACAAGGGCGGTCCACTTAGTATGGATACTTTATTTTATCTACATACTCTCGATGGCATTGAAGGTGCGCTTCCTATAGACAGGGATTTTTATCTGAATGGCGATTTTGAAGCTATTAAAGCATATATTATGCAGGGACATCCCATAAAGGGTAAAATCAGATTCTTTTTGGGATACTCCGGATGGGAGCATAAACAATTGTGCCGGGAAATTCACGAGAACACATGGCTGGTGGGCAAGGAAAATACCGCTTCACTGATGGATGAAGAGGCCAGTGACCAACTTTGGAAAAAAGCCCTCTGCAAGTTGGGAGGGAAGTATGAAATTTGGTCGCGTTTTCCGCAAATACCCACATTCAATTAG
- a CDS encoding aminotransferase class I/II-fold pyridoxal phosphate-dependent enzyme — MKNTPIERQLVDKAIEDFHIADFAKATIREVKAIAAKVEATSGVEFIKMEMGVPGLPPSGVGVKAEIEALQNGIASLYPDINGLPSLKEEASRFIKAFINVDVAAEGCVPVTGSMQGTFASFLTCCQCDEKKDTILFIDPGFPVQKQQLVVMGYKFETFDVYEYRGDKLKNKLESYLCKGNIAAIIYSNPNNPSWICLKEEELRIIGELATLYDTIVLEDLAYFAMDFRQDLGQPFRPPYQLSVAHYTDCYVLLISGSKAFSYAGQRIGVSCISDKLYNRAYPGLTKRYGGGTFGTVFIHRVLYALSSGTSHSAQYALAAMLKAAHEGQYNFLDEVKVYGDRANRLKQIFLRHGFHLVYDNDLGEPIADGFYFTIGYPGMSSGELAKELMYYGVSAISLVTTGSNQEGLRACTSFIYDHQYALLDERMAVFAANHPIK, encoded by the coding sequence ATGAAAAATACCCCTATTGAACGTCAGTTAGTAGATAAAGCTATCGAAGATTTTCACATTGCAGACTTTGCAAAAGCAACCATACGTGAGGTGAAGGCCATTGCGGCTAAAGTGGAAGCCACATCGGGGGTGGAATTTATTAAAATGGAAATGGGAGTACCGGGCCTGCCACCTTCCGGTGTCGGAGTGAAAGCTGAAATTGAGGCTTTACAGAATGGTATTGCCAGCCTTTATCCGGATATTAATGGATTACCTTCCCTGAAAGAAGAAGCCTCACGCTTCATCAAAGCTTTTATCAATGTCGATGTAGCTGCCGAAGGGTGCGTGCCCGTGACCGGCTCTATGCAGGGCACTTTTGCTTCGTTCCTTACTTGTTGTCAGTGTGACGAAAAAAAAGACACCATTCTCTTCATTGATCCCGGGTTTCCGGTACAAAAGCAGCAATTGGTGGTAATGGGATATAAGTTTGAAACTTTCGATGTGTATGAATATCGTGGAGACAAACTGAAAAATAAACTTGAAAGCTATCTCTGCAAAGGTAATATTGCGGCGATTATTTATTCCAACCCGAATAATCCCAGCTGGATTTGTCTGAAAGAGGAAGAATTGCGTATCATCGGTGAACTTGCCACCTTATATGATACCATTGTTTTGGAAGACCTTGCTTATTTTGCCATGGACTTCCGCCAAGACTTGGGCCAACCTTTCCGGCCGCCTTATCAACTTTCCGTGGCACACTATACCGATTGTTATGTATTGCTTATCTCAGGTTCCAAGGCGTTCAGCTATGCCGGCCAGCGTATCGGAGTGAGCTGTATTTCTGATAAACTTTATAATCGCGCCTATCCCGGACTGACGAAACGGTATGGTGGGGGTACTTTCGGTACGGTATTCATTCACCGAGTGTTGTATGCGCTCTCTTCAGGAACCAGCCATTCGGCTCAATATGCTTTGGCGGCTATGTTGAAGGCTGCTCATGAAGGGCAATATAATTTCCTTGATGAAGTGAAAGTATATGGTGACCGTGCGAACCGCCTCAAACAGATATTCTTGCGTCATGGCTTCCATTTGGTGTACGACAATGACCTTGGCGAACCTATCGCCGACGGGTTCTACTTCACCATTGGCTATCCCGGAATGAGTAGCGGCGAACTTGCCAAAGAATTGATGTATTACGGAGTCAGTGCCATCTCTTTGGTCACTACCGGAAGTAATCAGGAAGGACTGCGTGCATGTACTTCTTTCATATACGATCATCAATACGCGCTATTGGATGAACGAATGGCAGTTTTTGCGGCAAACCATCCAATTAAATAG
- a CDS encoding occludin, with protein MRRILLCIIVLFAGILSAVAQNEISADTITKLPPNIRNYDGFLLDMGLMNVSLPTLPKFTLEIPDASKDYSRAFRLNADAIYSQGLSNLFSLSNSHYFGLTGFGSPTDNLQMGSFRLKNGIRINTYGEYDKDGRKVYNPSALPWEKNNFKGAFELKSANGAFGIRIEVQQGRKTPWP; from the coding sequence ATGAGACGAATATTATTATGCATCATAGTGTTGTTTGCCGGCATTTTGTCAGCCGTTGCGCAGAACGAGATATCTGCGGATACGATAACGAAACTTCCACCAAATATAAGGAATTACGACGGCTTCCTGCTCGATATGGGTCTGATGAACGTATCTCTTCCTACCCTTCCAAAGTTTACACTGGAGATTCCGGATGCAAGTAAAGACTACAGCCGTGCTTTCCGCCTGAATGCTGATGCGATTTACTCGCAAGGGCTTTCAAACCTGTTCTCGCTTAGCAACTCCCATTATTTCGGATTAACCGGCTTTGGTTCTCCTACCGATAACTTACAGATGGGAAGCTTCCGCCTGAAAAACGGTATACGCATCAACACATATGGAGAATATGATAAAGATGGACGGAAAGTGTACAATCCTTCTGCTCTTCCGTGGGAAAAGAACAATTTCAAAGGTGCGTTCGAGTTGAAATCGGCCAACGGAGCGTTCGGCATACGCATTGAAGTGCAACAAGGAAGAAAAACGCCATGGCCCTGA
- a CDS encoding AAA family ATPase — MDQNSELALAWQLIETTGTHLFLTGKAGTGKTTFLRRLKSESPKRMIVLAPTGIAAINAGGVTIHSFFQLPFAPYIPESSFSAHGKTSYRFRYGKEKINIIRSIDLLVIDEISMVRADLLDSVDAVLRRFRDRGKPFGGVQLLMIGDLRQLSPVVKEEEWQMLGKYYDTPYFFSCQALKRTEYCTIELRKVYRQNDEAFLELLNRIRENHCDSRVLEVLNRRYIPGFEPKKEDGYIRLVTHNYQAQRINDHELAQLPGRSYTFRARIEGKFPDYSYPTDEVLELKRGAQVMFVKNDTSGECRYYNGMIGEVTALSAGGVEVRSKESNVSFVLQEEEWTNAKYVLDEETKEITEAIEGTFRQYPLKLAWAITIHKSQGLTFERAVIDASASFAHGQTYVALSRCKTLEGVVLSAPLSEKAVISDHAIDAFTTEARLNEPDEQHFRSLQQTYFGYLLSGLFDFQPLEQALRRYVRLIDEHLYKLFPKLLAACKEEVERFHEKVTKVAARFGLQYTRLIAAAEDYATDKVLHERIHAAAVYFLEQLQPLDVLLMSDVVADNKELKKKLRDALEELESLYDLKSDLLQHIQENGFKVTDYLRKKSILTLDDSVLQKKKLRGKEVARVGEASSESWKHQLENGGERKRERKREVAALEVPADVLHPVLYNRLVAWRNAEASRLGLPVYAVIQQKAILGISNLLPPDKAMLVHIPYFGKKSVEKYGDIILQMVRAYRKEKGVPEPEL; from the coding sequence ATGGATCAAAATTCAGAGTTGGCTCTTGCATGGCAATTAATAGAAACTACCGGTACGCATCTTTTCCTGACCGGCAAGGCCGGTACCGGTAAAACCACTTTCTTGCGAAGGCTGAAATCGGAAAGCCCGAAGCGAATGATTGTATTGGCTCCGACGGGGATTGCTGCCATCAATGCGGGCGGGGTGACGATACATTCTTTCTTCCAACTTCCTTTTGCCCCTTATATTCCTGAGAGTTCGTTCAGCGCCCATGGCAAGACATCTTACCGTTTTCGCTACGGCAAAGAGAAGATAAACATTATCCGCAGTATCGATTTGTTGGTGATTGATGAAATCAGTATGGTACGCGCCGATTTGCTCGACTCGGTAGATGCAGTGTTGAGGCGCTTCCGCGACAGGGGCAAACCTTTCGGTGGGGTGCAACTGCTGATGATTGGCGACCTTCGGCAACTCTCTCCCGTAGTAAAGGAAGAGGAGTGGCAAATGCTGGGTAAATATTATGATACCCCTTATTTCTTTTCCTGCCAGGCCTTGAAACGGACGGAATATTGTACCATTGAATTGCGGAAAGTGTATCGGCAGAATGATGAAGCCTTTCTTGAACTGCTGAACCGCATCCGTGAGAACCATTGTGACAGCCGGGTGTTAGAGGTCTTGAACCGTCGTTATATACCCGGGTTCGAGCCTAAAAAGGAGGATGGATATATCCGTCTGGTCACTCATAACTATCAAGCACAACGGATCAACGACCATGAACTGGCCCAACTCCCGGGACGCTCTTATACTTTTCGTGCCCGGATTGAAGGAAAGTTTCCCGATTATTCGTATCCCACGGACGAGGTATTGGAACTGAAACGCGGTGCACAGGTGATGTTCGTAAAAAACGACACTTCGGGTGAGTGTCGTTACTATAACGGTATGATTGGAGAGGTGACGGCTCTTTCGGCAGGTGGGGTAGAGGTGCGCAGCAAAGAAAGCAATGTGTCTTTTGTCCTTCAAGAAGAGGAGTGGACAAATGCTAAATATGTGTTGGATGAAGAAACCAAAGAGATAACCGAAGCCATTGAAGGCACTTTCCGGCAATATCCGTTGAAGTTGGCTTGGGCAATCACCATTCATAAAAGCCAAGGATTGACGTTTGAACGTGCAGTAATCGATGCCAGCGCATCGTTTGCACATGGGCAGACGTATGTGGCCTTGAGTCGCTGTAAGACTTTGGAGGGAGTGGTGCTCAGTGCCCCGCTTTCAGAAAAAGCTGTTATTAGCGACCATGCAATAGATGCTTTTACTACAGAAGCACGTCTGAACGAACCGGACGAACAACATTTTCGTTCTTTACAGCAAACCTATTTTGGATATTTATTGTCGGGATTATTCGACTTTCAGCCTCTGGAACAAGCTCTGCGGAGGTATGTACGCTTGATAGACGAGCATTTGTATAAACTCTTTCCCAAGCTGTTGGCAGCCTGCAAAGAAGAAGTAGAGCGTTTCCACGAAAAGGTGACGAAGGTGGCAGCACGGTTCGGCCTCCAATATACCCGTCTGATTGCTGCTGCGGAAGATTATGCCACGGACAAGGTGTTGCACGAGCGCATACACGCTGCTGCCGTTTATTTTCTGGAACAGTTGCAACCATTGGATGTGCTGTTGATGAGTGACGTAGTGGCTGACAATAAGGAGCTGAAGAAGAAACTCCGGGATGCGTTGGAGGAATTGGAAAGTTTGTATGATTTGAAGTCCGACCTGCTACAACATATTCAGGAAAACGGTTTCAAAGTTACAGATTATTTGAGAAAAAAATCGATTCTCACCCTTGACGATTCGGTTTTGCAAAAGAAGAAACTTCGAGGAAAAGAAGTTGCAAGGGTAGGAGAAGCATCGTCAGAGAGCTGGAAACATCAGCTTGAGAATGGCGGAGAAAGAAAACGAGAACGGAAACGTGAGGTTGCAGCTCTTGAAGTCCCTGCCGATGTGTTGCATCCGGTGCTTTACAATCGGTTGGTGGCGTGGCGCAATGCGGAAGCTTCGCGATTGGGACTACCTGTATATGCGGTCATTCAGCAAAAGGCGATATTGGGAATCAGCAACCTACTTCCTCCGGATAAGGCCATGTTGGTGCATATTCCGTATTTCGGAAAGAAAAGCGTCGAAAAATATGGAGATATCATTTTGCAGATGGTGCGTGCTTATCGGAAAGAAAAAGGAGTGCCGGAACCGGAATTGTAA
- a CDS encoding F0F1 ATP synthase subunit gamma, producing MASLKEVKSRINSVMSTRQITSAMKMVASAKLHKAQGRIENMLPYQQKLNEILTNFLCTDASFESPYTEERPVMRMAFVVFSSNTSLCGSFNSNVTKMLERTLTEYQSLSRENILIYPIGKKIEEAVRKMGYEPQGSYRLMADTPLFTEAYELAARLIREFAMKNVDRVELIYHHFKSMGTQELLRETYLPIDLVRVAEEARHETVADSTRCLKNDYIVEPSVDGLIAELLPKVLSQKIFTVLLDSNTSEHAARMLAMQAATDNANDLIQDLTKQYNKSRQQAITNELLDIVGGSLR from the coding sequence ATGGCTTCACTGAAAGAAGTAAAGAGTAGGATAAACTCCGTCATGAGTACACGCCAGATAACCTCGGCGATGAAAATGGTGGCTTCTGCCAAATTGCATAAAGCGCAAGGGCGGATTGAGAATATGTTGCCTTATCAACAGAAACTGAATGAGATTCTGACCAATTTCCTATGTACGGATGCTTCATTTGAGTCACCTTATACAGAGGAAAGGCCGGTGATGCGGATGGCATTTGTTGTCTTCTCGTCCAATACTTCTCTATGTGGTTCTTTCAACTCAAATGTGACCAAGATGCTGGAGCGGACGTTGACAGAATATCAATCGTTGAGCAGAGAGAATATACTTATTTATCCGATAGGAAAGAAAATAGAAGAAGCTGTCAGGAAGATGGGGTATGAGCCGCAAGGCAGCTATCGCTTGATGGCCGATACGCCTTTGTTTACAGAGGCCTATGAGCTGGCGGCACGGCTGATACGAGAATTTGCGATGAAAAACGTTGACCGTGTGGAGCTCATTTACCATCATTTCAAGTCAATGGGAACGCAAGAGCTGCTTCGTGAGACTTATTTACCTATTGACCTTGTTCGGGTGGCGGAAGAAGCAAGGCACGAAACGGTTGCTGATTCTACTCGCTGTTTAAAGAATGACTATATCGTAGAGCCTTCCGTCGATGGACTGATTGCCGAACTTCTTCCCAAAGTGCTGAGCCAGAAGATATTTACTGTGCTTCTTGACTCCAATACTTCCGAGCATGCTGCCCGTATGCTTGCTATGCAGGCTGCAACAGATAATGCCAACGACTTGATTCAGGATTTGACGAAACAGTACAACAAGAGCCGACAGCAAGCCATAACCAATGAGTTGCTTGATATTGTGGGAGGCAGTTTGAGGTAG
- the atpA gene encoding F0F1 ATP synthase subunit alpha, whose translation MVSENIKASEVSDILRRQLEGIDTRVQLDEIGTVLQVSDGVARIYGLRNAEANELLEFDNGIKAIVMNLEEDNVGAVLLGSTDKIKEGFIVKRTKHIASIMVGESMLGRVIDPLGVPLDGKGIIGGELCEMPLERKAPGVIFRQPVTQPLQTGLKAVDAMIPIGRGQRELIIGDRQTGKTAIAIDTIINQRANFEAGEPVYCIYVAIGQKGSTVASIVNTLRQYGAMDYTIVVAATAGDPAALQYYAPFAGAAIGEYFRDTGRHALVVYDDLSKQAVAYREVSLILRRPSGREAYPGDIFYLHSRLLERAAKIISQEEVAREMNDLPDSLKGKVKGGGSLTALPIIETQAGDVSAYIPTNVISITDGQIFLDSGLFNQGNRPAIDVGISVSRVGGNAQIRAMKKVAGTLKIDQAQYRELEAFTKFSGDMDPVTALTIDKGQKNKRLLVQPQYAPMAVEKQVATLYCGTHGLLKNVPLDKVGEFEHIFLDSLEMNYRAEVLDVLKNGVINDDVCKKIEETAEMVARQFM comes from the coding sequence ATGGTTTCTGAAAATATAAAAGCAAGCGAAGTATCGGATATTCTTCGCCGTCAGCTTGAAGGCATCGACACCCGTGTGCAGCTGGACGAGATTGGCACGGTGTTGCAAGTCAGTGACGGCGTGGCGCGCATATACGGATTACGTAATGCCGAAGCAAACGAGTTGCTGGAGTTTGATAACGGCATCAAAGCCATTGTGATGAATCTGGAAGAAGATAACGTGGGTGCCGTACTGCTTGGCTCTACGGATAAGATAAAAGAAGGCTTCATTGTGAAACGTACCAAACACATTGCTTCCATCATGGTGGGAGAAAGTATGTTGGGACGTGTGATAGATCCGTTGGGAGTGCCTCTCGATGGAAAAGGGATAATAGGTGGAGAACTCTGTGAGATGCCATTGGAACGTAAAGCGCCGGGAGTCATCTTTCGCCAGCCGGTGACTCAGCCGCTGCAAACCGGACTGAAGGCCGTGGATGCCATGATACCTATCGGTAGAGGCCAGCGTGAATTGATCATTGGCGACCGTCAAACGGGAAAGACGGCGATTGCCATTGATACTATTATCAACCAGCGTGCCAACTTCGAAGCAGGCGAACCGGTTTATTGCATCTATGTGGCCATTGGTCAGAAGGGTTCTACGGTAGCTTCTATCGTGAATACATTACGCCAATATGGTGCTATGGATTATACCATTGTGGTAGCTGCCACGGCAGGCGACCCGGCAGCGTTGCAGTATTATGCTCCTTTTGCAGGAGCTGCCATTGGTGAATATTTTCGCGACACAGGTCGCCATGCCTTGGTGGTATACGACGATTTGTCCAAACAGGCGGTTGCATATCGCGAGGTGTCTCTGATTCTGCGCCGGCCGTCAGGACGTGAAGCTTATCCGGGAGACATTTTTTATCTGCACTCTCGTTTGCTGGAACGTGCGGCGAAGATTATCAGCCAGGAAGAGGTGGCCCGTGAAATGAATGACCTGCCTGATAGTTTGAAAGGTAAGGTAAAAGGCGGTGGCTCGCTCACTGCATTGCCTATCATTGAAACACAGGCCGGAGATGTCTCGGCTTATATTCCTACAAATGTAATTTCCATAACCGACGGACAGATATTTCTTGACTCAGGTCTTTTTAATCAAGGCAATCGTCCGGCCATTGATGTCGGCATATCAGTGAGCCGTGTAGGTGGTAACGCTCAAATAAGGGCGATGAAGAAAGTGGCGGGCACACTGAAAATAGATCAGGCGCAGTATCGTGAGTTGGAGGCGTTTACAAAGTTCAGTGGCGACATGGATCCTGTGACTGCACTGACTATTGACAAAGGGCAGAAAAATAAGCGTCTGCTGGTACAGCCTCAGTATGCTCCAATGGCAGTGGAAAAGCAAGTGGCTACTCTCTATTGTGGCACACATGGCTTGCTGAAGAACGTGCCATTGGATAAAGTCGGAGAGTTTGAACACATCTTTCTTGATTCTCTGGAGATGAACTACCGTGCGGAAGTGCTCGATGTCTTAAAAAATGGTGTCATCAACGATGATGTCTGCAAGAAAATAGAAGAGACTGCCGAGATGGTTGCAAGACAATTCATGTAA
- a CDS encoding F0F1 ATP synthase subunit delta, producing MDIGIISMRYAKALMGYAKSVGAEELLYKRFDMLHRSFSKYPELSKALANPVLTVREKFALICTAAAGDAPIGREFTRFISLVLKNRRESFLQYICLSFLSLYRKDKHIAVGRLITSVPVNRAIWERIRDSASSLLHVSMELQTEVDPTIGGGFIFDINDFRLDASVATQLKKVKQQFVDKNRRIV from the coding sequence ATGGATATAGGAATCATTTCGATGCGTTATGCGAAGGCTTTGATGGGATATGCTAAAAGTGTAGGTGCAGAAGAACTCTTATATAAGAGATTTGATATGTTGCACCGTAGTTTCAGTAAGTATCCGGAACTATCTAAAGCATTGGCAAATCCTGTTCTCACTGTGCGCGAAAAGTTTGCACTCATCTGTACGGCTGCTGCGGGTGATGCTCCCATAGGAAGAGAGTTTACACGTTTCATCTCTTTGGTGCTGAAGAACCGGCGAGAAAGTTTCCTCCAATATATCTGCTTAAGCTTTCTGAGTTTATATCGGAAGGACAAGCATATCGCTGTGGGGCGGTTGATTACCTCCGTGCCGGTCAATCGGGCCATATGGGAGCGCATTCGTGACAGTGCTTCTTCTCTGCTGCATGTCAGCATGGAGTTACAGACTGAAGTGGATCCCACCATAGGAGGTGGCTTTATTTTCGACATTAACGACTTCCGTCTCGATGCAAGTGTTGCTACCCAACTTAAGAAAGTGAAGCAGCAATTTGTCGACAAGAACAGAAGAATAGTATAA
- the atpF gene encoding F0F1 ATP synthase subunit B produces MSLLVPDSGLLFWMLLSFGVVFAVLAKYGFPVITNMVEERKAYIDHSLEMAREANARLAELKAEGEALIAAANKEQGRILREAMHERDKIIIEAHKQAEAAAQKELEEAKRQIRQEKEEVIHDIRRQVAVLSVDIAEKILRKSLNEKNEQMEMIDRMLDEVLAASRNN; encoded by the coding sequence ATGTCATTGTTAGTACCTGATAGTGGTTTGCTGTTTTGGATGCTCCTTTCGTTCGGGGTGGTGTTTGCGGTGCTTGCCAAATACGGCTTTCCCGTCATTACCAATATGGTGGAAGAGCGCAAAGCCTACATAGACCACTCTTTGGAAATGGCCCGTGAGGCAAATGCGCGGCTTGCCGAACTGAAAGCGGAAGGCGAAGCACTGATTGCGGCAGCTAATAAAGAGCAAGGACGCATTTTGCGGGAAGCGATGCACGAGCGTGATAAGATAATTATCGAAGCACACAAGCAGGCGGAAGCTGCTGCGCAAAAAGAACTGGAAGAGGCGAAAAGGCAAATACGCCAGGAGAAGGAAGAGGTTATTCATGACATCCGCCGTCAAGTAGCTGTTTTGTCTGTGGACATAGCCGAGAAGATACTCCGGAAGAGCTTGAATGAAAAGAATGAACAGATGGAGATGATCGATCGGATGTTGGATGAAGTATTGGCGGCAAGCCGAAACAATTAG
- the atpE gene encoding ATP synthase F0 subunit C, with protein MLLSVLLQAAVAGVGISKLGAALGAGIAVLGAGFGIGKIGYSAMEAIARQPEASKDIRMNMIIAAALIEGVALLAVVVCLLVFFL; from the coding sequence ATGTTACTATCAGTATTATTGCAAGCTGCTGTGGCAGGTGTGGGAATTAGTAAGCTGGGTGCGGCATTAGGTGCCGGTATTGCTGTGTTAGGCGCCGGATTTGGTATCGGCAAAATAGGCTATTCTGCCATGGAAGCCATTGCCCGGCAGCCGGAAGCATCCAAAGATATTCGTATGAATATGATTATTGCCGCAGCTTTGATTGAAGGTGTCGCATTGTTGGCGGTGGTTGTATGTCTGTTGGTGTTTTTCTTATAG
- the atpB gene encoding F0F1 ATP synthase subunit A, which yields MSFIGLFVLMGLLTSVGVHADSVAIHHPVAATVQQVGSNEAVPTETKNGVDVKEIVFGHIGDAYQWHITTWGKMHITVPLPIIVYSRISGWHIFSSARLEENGGSYDGLSIAPEGSRFEGKLVEHDAAGNEVRPWDFSITKIVFALIINSALLIIIILSVARWYRRHSQDNVTPGGFVGFMEMFITMVNDDVIKGCVGPNYRKFSPYLLTAFFFIFINNLMGLVPFFPGGANVTGNIAVTMILALCTFLAVNIFGGKAYWKDIFWPDVPWWLKVPFPMMPMIELFGIFTKPFALMIRLFANMLAGHMAMLVLTSLVFISASMGPVLNGSLTVASVLFNIFMNALELLVAFIQAYVFTMLSAVFIGLAQEEGHEEKKETKVLEHKEIK from the coding sequence ATGTCTTTTATCGGTTTGTTTGTGTTGATGGGGTTGTTGACCTCCGTCGGCGTGCATGCCGATAGCGTCGCCATACATCATCCGGTTGCCGCCACCGTGCAGCAGGTAGGAAGCAATGAAGCGGTTCCGACAGAGACAAAAAACGGAGTGGATGTGAAAGAGATTGTCTTCGGACATATCGGCGATGCTTATCAATGGCATATCACGACTTGGGGCAAGATGCATATCACCGTCCCGTTGCCTATCATCGTATACAGTCGGATATCGGGATGGCACATCTTCTCATCCGCTCGTTTGGAAGAGAACGGAGGTAGCTACGACGGGTTGTCGATTGCTCCGGAGGGAAGCCGCTTTGAAGGCAAACTGGTGGAACACGACGCGGCGGGAAATGAAGTCCGTCCATGGGATTTCTCCATAACCAAGATAGTATTTGCTTTGATTATCAATAGCGCACTGCTGATCATAATCATCTTGAGTGTAGCCCGGTGGTATCGCAGGCACTCTCAAGACAATGTCACTCCCGGAGGCTTTGTAGGTTTCATGGAGATGTTCATCACGATGGTGAACGATGATGTCATCAAGGGGTGTGTAGGCCCTAACTATCGCAAGTTTTCTCCTTATCTTCTGACTGCTTTCTTCTTTATATTCATCAACAATCTGATGGGGCTGGTGCCTTTCTTTCCCGGTGGAGCCAATGTGACGGGAAACATCGCCGTTACGATGATTCTGGCTCTTTGCACTTTCCTTGCCGTCAACATCTTCGGAGGAAAGGCTTACTGGAAAGACATATTCTGGCCCGATGTGCCTTGGTGGTTGAAGGTCCCATTCCCGATGATGCCTATGATAGAGTTATTTGGCATCTTCACTAAACCTTTTGCCCTGATGATTCGTCTGTTTGCCAACATGCTTGCCGGGCACATGGCGATGCTGGTGCTGACGTCTCTTGTTTTTATCTCGGCAAGTATGGGGCCGGTACTGAACGGTTCGCTGACGGTGGCGTCGGTGTTGTTCAATATCTTCATGAATGCTTTGGAGTTGCTGGTTGCTTTTATTCAAGCCTACGTGTTCACCATGCTGTCTGCGGTGTTCATCGGATTGGCGCAAGAAGAGGGACATGAAGAGAAGAAGGAGACGAAAGTCCTCGAACATAAAGAGATAAAATAG
- the atpC gene encoding ATP synthase F1 subunit epsilon yields the protein MKKLHLVIVSPEKEVFEGEVESVTLPGSGGSFMILPQHAPIVSSLKAGKLTYMVNGEKHDSLIQGGFIEMNNNKVTVCIE from the coding sequence ATGAAGAAATTACATTTGGTTATTGTGTCACCCGAAAAAGAAGTTTTCGAGGGTGAAGTAGAAAGCGTGACGTTGCCGGGTTCTGGCGGTTCGTTCATGATATTACCGCAGCATGCTCCTATTGTATCGTCCTTGAAAGCAGGAAAACTGACTTATATGGTGAATGGCGAAAAACACGACTCGCTGATTCAAGGCGGATTCATCGAAATGAACAATAACAAAGTCACTGTCTGCATAGAGTGA